GGGTTGCGGAAAATCCCGCTAAAACACCAAGGATAACCGCAATTGTGTAGGAAATGCCAAGAACAGCAACTAAGCCTGAGAATTTGTAATATAAAACCATAAACAAAATAACGCAAAGTGCCCCAAAAAAACCCGCCATTAATCCCTTTTTTACCGCATCATGTCCTAAACTTGCTCCCACTGTCCTATTCTCAACGATATTAACCGGTGTAGGTAGGGTTCCTGCTCTTAAAACAATAGCCAAATCCCTTGCCTCGTCCATTGTAAAATTTCCCGTAATTTGTCCTTTTCCATCTGGAATTCTTGATCTTATAACCGGTGCTGACTTTACCTTTCCATCCAGAATAATAGCAAGCCTTTTTTCAATGTTTTCACCGGTTATCTTTGCAAAGCTTCTTGCTCCAATTGGGTCCAATGAAAATGAGACCCCAATATTTGATCCCAAGCCCATCTGGTCTGTCCTGGAAACCCAGGCATCATTTAGATGCTCACCTGTCATATCAGCCTTTTCCTTTACAAGATAATTATTTCCATCCTCATCTTTGAGGATTTCCCATCCTGTCTTTGGACCCTTTTCCAGGGCTGTATTTAAATTTTGCTCATCAACCAGCTTAAACTCAAGCAATGCGGTTTGACCAATAATTTTCCTTGCCCTTTCAGGGTCATCAAGCCCAGGGAGTTGGACAACAATTCTTTTGTTTTCTCCCTCTCCTTCAAGTTGGACAATAGGCTCTGCCACATGAAATTCATCAACCCTATTTCTTATTACCTCAAGTGCCCTCTCTGCTGTATCTTCTGCCTGTTTAGAAGAAAGACCTGATGTATCAGGCATAAGAACAAGGTTCATCC
The sequence above is a segment of the bacterium genome. Coding sequences within it:
- the secD gene encoding protein translocase subunit SecD, translated to MQKKVAWKIILILFIFGGTIAYLYIKKLKLGLDLIGGMNLVLMPDTSGLSSKQAEDTAERALEVIRNRVDEFHVAEPIVQLEGEGENKRIVVQLPGLDDPERARKIIGQTALLEFKLVDEQNLNTALEKGPKTGWEILKDEDGNNYLVKEKADMTGEHLNDAWVSRTDQMGLGSNIGVSFSLDPIGARSFAKITGENIEKRLAIILDGKVKSAPVIRSRIPDGKGQITGNFTMDEARDLAIVLRAGTLPTPVNIVENRTVGASLGHDAVKKGLMAGFFGALCVILFMVLYYKFSGLVAVLGISYTIAVILGVLAGFSATLTLPGIAGLVLTIGMAVDANVLIFERIKEELKGGRSVRNAIEAGHKRAFLTILDSNLTTLITAFILFYFGTGPIKGFAVTLSIGIIASMFSALFLCKVVFDIVFYRKEKISI